The Rhizoctonia solani chromosome 14, complete sequence genome has a segment encoding these proteins:
- a CDS encoding radical S-adenosyl methionine domain-containing protein 2 codes for MDVTPVSVNWFPNRRCNYECSFCFHTSKNTFILPIDQAKEGLRALSEAGMRKMNISGGEPFLNPTYIGEIFKFCKEDLGLESTSVVNNGSKVTEKWLDQYGAYLDIMAISCDTFDVETDLKHGRAEKGKATHIGRVFEVVRWCKERGIKVKLNSVITKHNFEEDMNDSIKELAPFRWKVFQVLLLEGENNGVENGALRDARSLLITRDQFQSFLDRHREQKCLVPEDNDAMKDSYLNLDEEMRFLNCSLGGKTPGRSILEVGVQQALQDAGFDNKAFIERGGIFDWTREKVVPPSIEW; via the exons ATGGACGTTACTCCGGTCTCAGTTAACTGGTTCCCTAATAG GCGTTGTAACTACGAATGCTCGTTCTGCTTTCATACATCCAAGAACACATTTATTCTACCAATTGATCAGGCAAAAGAAGGGCTAAGGGCACTGTCTGAAGCTGGAATGCGCAAAATGAATATCAGCGGTGGCGAACCCTTCCTCAATCCTACATACATTGGCGAGATTTTCAAGTTCTGTAAGGAAGATCTGGGTCTTGAGTCAACATCGGTCGTCAACAACGGCTCCAAGGTCACTGAAAAGTGGCTAGATCAATATGGAGCATACCTTGACATTATGGCCATATCTTGTGATACTTTTGATGTAGAGACCGATCTTAAACACGGGCGTGCTGAAAAGGGAAAGGCAACGCATATTGGCCGGGTATTTGAAGTTGTACGATGGTGCAAAGAACGAGGAATCAAAGTCAAGCTAAATTCAGTGATCACAAA ACACAATTTTGAGGAAGACATGAATGATAGTATCAAAGAGCTAGCGCCTTTTCGCTGGAAG GTGTTCCAAGTTCTGCTCCTAGAGGGGGAGAATAATGGCGTGGAGAATGGAGCACTTCGGGATGCACGCAGCCTGCTCATTACTAGAGACCAGTTTCAGTCGTTCCTCGATCGCCATAGGGAACAGAAGTGCCTTGTTCCTGAAGACAATGACGCCATGAAGGACTCTTACCTGAATTTAGATGAGGAGATGAG GTTCTTAAACTGTTCGTTGGGTGGTAAGACTCCTGGGCGCTCGATTTTAGAAGTCGGGGTTCAACAAGCTCTTCAAGACGCCGGTTTTGATAATAAG